The following proteins are encoded in a genomic region of Neoarius graeffei isolate fNeoGra1 chromosome 6, fNeoGra1.pri, whole genome shotgun sequence:
- the LOC132887581 gene encoding extracellular calcium-sensing receptor-like, protein MVFAIEEINNRTDILPGVKLGYKIYDSCGSPKPDTVQAIIGQTSSTPTVAIAATVGPLHIPVVSHFATCACLSDRKKYPSFFRTIPSDYYQSRALAKLVRHFGWTWVGAVCSDNDYGNNGINEFIIAAKEEGICVEYSKAFFRTDPREKILKVIETIKHSTSKVIVAFLSYTDLGILLQEMALQNLTGFQWIGSESWISDINPAIVQWQNLLIGSMGFSMPKAQIKGLGQFLTKLNPASDASIYKELWETIFECKLPTQENAEMKQMCKGNESLSQFQNIYTDVSELRIANNVYKAVYAVAYALHNIYNCSKRVSGQEGHISCANRTDNKPWQVVNELKKLHFTTTAGEDVFFDENGDPAARYELLNWQQGKNGKIVFVKVGFYDGSLQTHLQLSFGNISIAWANNKAQVPVSVCSPSCPLGTRKAVQKGRPICCFDCIPCAEGEISNITDSIACMKCPPELWSNHRKDTCVLKLVEFLSFEEIMGIILVSFSLLGVSFTICIAVIFFKHKDTPVVRANNSELSFLLLFSLTLCFLCSLTFIGQPSEWSCMLRHTAFGITFVLCISCVLGKTVVVLMAFRATLPGSNIMKWFGPLQQRLSVLAFTLVQVIICILWLTISPPFPYKNMKYYKEKVILECNVGSAVGFWAVLGYIGLLALFCFILAFLARKLPDNFNEAKFITFSILIFCAVWITFIPAYVSSPGKFTVAVEIFAILASSFGLLICIFVPKFYIIILKPEKNTKKEMMGKAPPK, encoded by the exons ATGGTATTTGCCATTGAGGAAATCAATAACAGAACTGATATTCTTCCTGGGGTTAAATTGGGTTATAAAATCTATGATTCATGTGGATCTC CTAAACCTGACACAGTTCAAGCAATCATAGGACAAACATCCTCCACACCCACTGTTGCTATTGCTGCTACTGTGGGACCTTTGCACATACCTGTG GTCAGTCACTTTGCAACATGTGCATGCTTAAGTGACAGGAAGAAATACCCATCTTTCTTCAGAACTATTCCCAGTGATTATTACCAGAGTAGAGCTTTGGCTAAGTTGGTCAGACATTTTGGCTGGACATGGGTAGGAGCTGTATGCAGTGATAATGACTATGGGAACAATGGCATAAACGAATTCATCATTGCAGCCAAAGAAGAGGGAATCTGTGTTGAGTATTCCAAAGCATTCTTCAGGACAGACCCCAGAGAAAAAATTCTGAAAGTGATTGAGACTATCAAGCATTCAACCTCCAAAGTCATTGTCGCTTTTCTCTCATATACTGACCTTGGGATTCTTTTACAAGAAATGGCTTTACAGAACTTGACTGGGTTTCAGTGGATTGGTAGTGAGTCCTGGATTTCTGATATAAACCCAGCCATTGTGCAATGGCAGAATCTCCTGATAGGATCCATGGGTTTTTCTATGCCAAAAGCTCAAATTAAGGGCCTCGGGCAATTTTTGACTAAGCTTAATCCAGCTTCTGATGCATCTATTTACAAAGAGTTGTGGGAGACAATATTTGAATGTAAGCTTCCCACACAAGAAAATGCTGAAATGAAACAAATGTGCAAAGGAAATGAAAGTCTCAGTCAATTTCAAAATATTTATACAGATGTCTCAGAATTACGAATTGCAAATAATGTTTACAAGGCTGTTTATGCTGTGGCTTATGCCCTGCATAACATATATAACTGTTCAAAGAGGGTCAGTGGGCAAGAAGGTCATATTTCATGTGCAAACAGAACAGATAACAAACCATGGCAG GTAGTCAATGAGCTGAAGAAACTCCATTTTACAACTACAGCTGGAGAGGATGTATTCTTTGATGAAAATGGAGATCCTGCTGCAAGGTATGAACTGCTGAATTGGCAACAAGGTAAAAATGGTAAAATTGTATTTGTGAAAGTGGGCTTCTATGATGGCTCTTTGCAAACACACCTTCAGCTGTCATTTGGCAACATCAGTATAGCCTGGGCCAACAACAAAGCACAG gtgCCGGTATCTGTGTGTAGTCCAAGTTGTCCCCTAGGCACAAggaaggctgtgcagaaaggaagGCCAATCTGCTGTTTTGACTGTATACCATGTGCAGAGGGGGAAATTAGTAATATAACAG ATTCTATAGCTTGTATGAAGTGCCCTCCTGAACTGTGGTCTAATCACAGGAAAGACACCTGTGTCTTAAAACTGGTGGAATTCCTGTCATTTGAGGAAATAATGGGGATCATTCTTGTCTCATTTTCTTTGTTAGGAGTATCTTTCACCATCTGCATTGCTGTAATTTTCTTTAAGCACAAGGACACACCAGTTGTTAGAGCAAATAATTCTGAACTCAGTTTCTTGCTGCTATTCTCACTTACTCTCTGTTTCCTCTGTTCACTTACATTCATTGGTCAGCCCTCTGAGTGGTCCTGTATGTTGCGCCACACAGCATTTGGGATCACGTTTGTTCTCTGTATCTCCTGTGTTCTGGGGAAAACAGTAGTGGTGTTAATGGCCTTCAGGGCAACACTTCCAGGAAGTAATATTATGAAATGGTTTGGGCCTCTACAGCAGAGACTCAGTGTACTTGCCTTCACTCTTGTACAGGTCATTATTTGTATACTTTGGTTAACAATATCCCCTCCCTTTCCCTACAAAAATATGAAATACTACAAGGAAAAGGTCATATTAGAATGTAATGTGGGTTCAGCTGTAGGTTTCTGGGCCGTGCTGGGTTATATCGGACTCCTggctcttttttgttttattttggcaTTTCTGGCCCGGAAGCTGCCTGACAATTTCAATGAAGCCAAATTCATTACATTCAGCATCCTCATATTCTGTGCAGTTTGGATCACATTTATTCCTGCTTATGTCAGCTCTCCTGGAAAATTCACTGTAGCTGTAGAGATATTTGCCATTTTAGCATCAAGCTTTGGTTTACTGATCTGCATATTTGTTCCAAAGTTTTATATAATCATCCTGAAACCAGAGAAAAATACTAAAAAGGAAATGATGGGTAAAGCACCTCCAAAGTGA